A segment of the Bacillus sp. es.034 genome:
TGAACGATTGAATGAGAGAAAGTAGTAATTCTTTCTCACGGTGTGATTGCGGAAGCTGATCTTCCCCTTCTTTGTATAGCAGGACCTGCTTGGCTTCTTGAAGCTTGCCAGTCCTGAGCAGCATCCTTGCTTCGAGGTTGCCTTCTTCTTTCATGAATCCGTTCCTTTTTCCTTTGTCATACCAAAGTTTTGCCTGTATGGCCTTTCCTGAGTTTACAAGGTTTTCGGCTGTTAACACGTACAGGTGATTCTTTTCTTCCAAATATTCTTGCTCCCCGGCTTCAAGGCATTCAATGGCCTTAAGTAAAAACCGCTGCGCTTTTCCCGGCTGAATCGTATCTAAATAAATCCGTCCAATTCCTTCATATGCTTTACTCAACATAATCGGATCATTTTCTGTCAGCTGTACTCCCCTCGTATAAGCTTTTTCTGCTTTTTCATAAAATGAACGATAGCGAAAAAATTCTCCTTGATAAAACCACAGGGAATGATGTTGATCCTTTACATGATTGGGTATCCCTCTTAAATAATCCCCCAATGTTTCGAGCTGCCCGCCCTTCATCATCCCTTCAGCTTCTTTGACGAGGATCGTGGACACTGCCTCGATATTTCCCATTTTCAAATAATGGAAGATGGCTTTCTCCCAATTCCCGTTCCCTTCGAAGAATCGGGCGCACTTCAAATGAAGTTCCTTATAGAGGCCTGGGCTTTCTTCTTTCAATCTTCGTTCTAAAAATGTTTGGAACAAGGCATGCAGACGAAAATGATGAGAGCCTTTCATTTCCTGTAGGAGAGCATTCTTTTCGGATAGCTGCTTCAGCATCTGTTCGGATCCCGGCAGTTCAAAGATCACTTCGCACGTACTTCCGTTGATTTCATCCAGGATCGAAATCTGCTTAAGGAACTGTTGCACGATTGGCGTTTGCTTGGAGAGTACTTCCTGGGCCAGGTAATGAAAGAGTTCTTCCAGGGAGGAATGCTGCTTTTCCACCGTAAGGATATCCGGATTTTCCTTAAGCTGCGAGTGGATCATACTGACGGCGATGACCCAGCCTTCGGTCAAATCATAAATGGCATCGAGTTGGGATTCAGGGATGAGTGTTTCATGAAACCCCGTCAGGAGTAACTCCACCTCTTCTTTCTTGAGGCACAAATCACTTTCTGATATTTCCATCAGCTGACCGGATATCTTAAGCTGTATAAATGAGGACCAGGCAGGTTTGGTGCGTGTAGAAAGAAAGAAATGAATATTTCCGGGTAAATGTTCGATGACTTTCTCCATCCATTGATTGATGAGAAAGGAATGATCCACGAGATGATAGTCATCTATAATGATAGTGAAGGAGTGGGGAATTTTCATGCATTCGTTAATAAACAGGGCACTTAACCGGTGGATATCATCTTCCTTCATATATTGTCCCATAGACCGGAGCATCTCTCTTAGTTCTTCTCCAAAGTGCGGCATCTGCTTTTGGATTCCATAGACGATATTGGTGACAAAAGGGATCAGTCCATCATCAGTCTGTGTTATGGAGTACCAGCAATATTCGGGTTGTACATCCTGTAAAAATTGGCTGATGGCCGTGCTTTTCCCATAGCCTGCTCCCGAATGGACGATCACTAATTTGTAATCTGTAACCGTTCTCATCTTTTTCATTAAGCTTGGACGTCTAATGTAGGAATCCTTGACAACAGGCGGCACAAATTTGGTTTCAATGATTGGAATTTCCGTTGTCACATAACCACCCTCAAAA
Coding sequences within it:
- a CDS encoding BTAD domain-containing putative transcriptional regulator, whose amino-acid sequence is MTTEIPIIETKFVPPVVKDSYIRRPSLMKKMRTVTDYKLVIVHSGAGYGKSTAISQFLQDVQPEYCWYSITQTDDGLIPFVTNIVYGIQKQMPHFGEELREMLRSMGQYMKEDDIHRLSALFINECMKIPHSFTIIIDDYHLVDHSFLINQWMEKVIEHLPGNIHFFLSTRTKPAWSSFIQLKISGQLMEISESDLCLKKEEVELLLTGFHETLIPESQLDAIYDLTEGWVIAVSMIHSQLKENPDILTVEKQHSSLEELFHYLAQEVLSKQTPIVQQFLKQISILDEINGSTCEVIFELPGSEQMLKQLSEKNALLQEMKGSHHFRLHALFQTFLERRLKEESPGLYKELHLKCARFFEGNGNWEKAIFHYLKMGNIEAVSTILVKEAEGMMKGGQLETLGDYLRGIPNHVKDQHHSLWFYQGEFFRYRSFYEKAEKAYTRGVQLTENDPIMLSKAYEGIGRIYLDTIQPGKAQRFLLKAIECLEAGEQEYLEEKNHLYVLTAENLVNSGKAIQAKLWYDKGKRNGFMKEEGNLEARMLLRTGKLQEAKQVLLYKEGEDQLPQSHREKELLLSLIQSFMGNGNEAKSLAQHGINQGIKGKSPFVEACGWIRMGHAVQLISDYDTSLAKKCYETSLELMSQINVSRGKAEPYMGLSILYARMGEFQRAKELAEEALHETEKVEDMWLYSLILLSIGITDFYREEWGEARTCFNRAERQFDSCGDRYGKTMTKLWKSAVAYKTDDTALFMESMTSCLNEVQTGEYEFIFFKPTTFGPKDLQSLVPLIVKAYQKGIHAPYCHQLLTRLGYDSIPSHPGYSIKVQTLGRFEVQLGDRRVIEKQWQREKAKELFQYLLIHGKQLMRKEEIIEELWPEGSGSDRDFKVALNALNNVLEPNRQARGKAFFIGRHQEGYGLNPSANIEYDAERFTDWIIEGLKENDVEKSIQYLERGFHYYKGEFLPDRKGMWWTGKERERLQLLYLRGLEKRAQLAVRTEKVDEALDYCFTIIDHDPLWEEAYRILMYGYYQKNNRPQAVKWFRRCKSLLQSELGVEPMTATIQMYEMVMGIDSGGKAL